In Pectinophora gossypiella chromosome 17, ilPecGoss1.1, whole genome shotgun sequence, one DNA window encodes the following:
- the LOC126374327 gene encoding NF-kappa-B essential modulator isoform X1 — protein MTTKPDVNDDESFIILGSSPGTSLDLKCNGMDAPSLDRLVLDDAIKDLPAEASTAFKAHFQLDSGPSPASLMIASTMITDYKSTEELQKQFGELLDENVILKETLKKNNESMKEQFLLIASCQEDMMKTHVMHKEKFDETRELVEKLRQENKKLKSDIARLAESEPSRSIPEGSSGQSTSGPTSALEFVTSPDDDTINKLTAQLELVEKQRRQVIVENEKLTWQKESLEHIVDATTKERDELKDKVKALELQLSNIESEHTHKINLLNYTIQDLNNKLETAKTSIPTASPEELGKRDDVIKQLEGKICGLQNDLKQAQLKILELETVKLEFSKHKSGAADTVKLYKDQIQELHNRLKEAQTTVFQPVRCSVSMEGDSGSSEYGAFMGNVKLYDKTLKHLAELLNLIIHGNLSLLVHLQECRFERSNTEVLRASLTDLRQRVDSQHAAATSNVAQVKGALSIFEGIFKDYNELLKKCLNKQEPKPAPSVEQLTAALVARGQELQDLQCELASLKVDKEEKQLLQAQLELYKSDFEAEREAREKMASEKETTLTDLRTTLRRNQELVMQLEEVRKLNPNIFRSATAKRLQPNVTSQPTGGSTSGPTRATGGSQEPPGSRRQAAPGNTATGNMVRKKQKVDNSEDREKTPPPLRYDCPVCDKPFKTLLLLQQHVDSCLL, from the exons CCGTCTCCAGCCAGTCTCATGATAGCGAGCACGATGATCACAGACTACAAAAGCACGGAAGAACTACAGAAGCAGTTCGGCGAACTTCTCGATGAGAATGTGATTTTGAAGGAAACTTTGAAGAAGAACAACGAGAGCATGAAAGAACAGTTCCTGCTGATAGCGTCGTGCCAGGAGGACATGATGAAGACTCATGTCATGCACAAGGAGAAGTTTGATGAGACCAGGGAGTTGGTGGAGAAG TTACGCCAAGAAAACAAGAAACTGAAGAGCGACATCGCTCGATTAGCGGAGTCTGAGCCTTCGCGGTCGATCCCTGAGGGCTCCTCAGGGCAGTCGACCTCAGGGCCCACGTCGGCTTTGGAGTTCGTGACGTCTCCTGATGACGACACTATCAATAAACTCACCGCGCAGTTGGAACTCGTTGAGAAGCAGAGGCGACAG GTGATAGTAGAGAATGAAAAGCTGACATGGCAGAAGGAATCCTTAGAACATATTGTCGACGCGACTACCAAAGAACGAGATGAGCTCAAAGACAAAGTAAAGGCATTGGAA tTGCAACTATCGAACATAGAAAgcgaacacacacacaaaataaatctTCTAAACTACACAATacaagatttaaataataaactggAAACTGCGAAAACATCTATA CCTACTGCATCGCCAGAGGAGTTGGGTAAGCGAGATGACGTTATAAAACAGTTGGAAGGCAAGATTTGCGGCTTACAGAACGATCTCAAACAGGCACAGTTGAAGATTCTCGAATTGGAAACCGTCAAG CTCGAATTTTCGAAGCACAAGTCTGGAGCAGCGGACACTGTGAAATTGTACAAAGACCAAATACAAGAGTTGCACAACAGACTTAAGGAGGCTCAGACAACG GTGTTCCAGCCAGTGCGTTGCTCGGTCAGTATGGAAGGCGACTCCGGCAGTAGTGAATACGGCGCCTTCATGGGTAACGTCAAGTTGTACGACAAGACGCTCAAACACCTCGCTGAGCTGCTCAACCTAATCATACATGG gAATTTAAGCCTCCTCGTTCACTTACAAGAGTGTAGGTTCGAGCGAAGCAACACAGAAGTTCTGCGCGCGAGTTTGACCGACCTGCGTCAACGAGTGGACTCCCAACACGCCGCCGCTACTTCTAACGT AGCCCAAGTGAAAGGCGCACTGTCGATATTCGAAGGAATATTCAAAGATTATAACGAACTACTGAAGAAGTGTTTGAACAAACAAGAGCCT AAACCAGCGCCATCAGTGGAACAGCTGACCGCAGCGCTGGTCGCGAGGGGCCAGGAGTTACAGGACCTCCAATGCGAGCTGGCTTCACTCAAAGTTGATAAAGAGGAGAAACAGCTGCTGCAGGCACAACTGGAGCTGTACAA GAGTGACTTCGAAGCTGAGCGCGAAGCTCGGGAGAAGATGGCGAGTGAGAAGGAAACCACGCTCACTGACTTGCGGACCACGCTGAGGAGGAATCAGGAGCTTGTTATGCag CTGGAAGAAGTCCGCAAGTTGAATCCAAACATCTTCCGAAGCGCCACCGCTAAGAGATTGCAGCCGAACGTAACATCTCAGCCCACGGGGGGGTCCACATCAGGGCCCACGAGGGCCACGGGGGGGTCACAGGAGCCCCCCGGCTCGCGGAGGCAGGCCGCACCTGGCAACACTGCTACTGGCAATATG GTCCGCAAAAAGCAGAAGGTGGATAACTCAGAAGATCGCGAGAAGACACCGCCGCCACTGCGATATGATTGCCCAGTATGCGACAAACCGTTCAAGACATTACTCCTACTACAGCAACATGTTGACAGttgtttattgtaa
- the LOC126374327 gene encoding NF-kappa-B essential modulator isoform X3 yields the protein MTTKPDVNDDESFIILGSSPGTSLDLKCNGMDAPSLDRLVLDDAIKDLPAEASTAFKAHFQLDSGPSPASLMIASTMITDYKSTEELQKQFGELLDENVILKETLKKNNESMKEQFLLIASCQEDMMKTHVMHKEKFDETRELVEKLRQENKKLKSDIARLAESEPSRSIPEGSSGQSTSGPTSALEFVTSPDDDTINKLTAQLELVEKQRRQVIVENEKLTWQKESLEHIVDATTKERDELKDKVKALELQLSNIESEHTHKINLLNYTIQDLNNKLETAKTSIPTASPEELGKRDDVIKQLEGKICGLQNDLKQAQLKILELETVKLEFSKHKSGAADTVKLYKDQIQELHNRLKEAQTTVFQPVRCSVSMEGDSGSSEYGAFMGNVKLYDKTLKHLAELLNLIIHGNLSLLVHLQECRFERSNTEVLRASLTDLRQRVDSQHAAATSNVAQVKGALSIFEGIFKDYNELLKKCLNKQEPKPAPSVEQLTAALVARGQELQDLQCELASLKVDKEEKQLLQAQLELYKSDFEAEREAREKMASEKETTLTDLRTTLRRNQELVMQLEEVRKLNPNIFRSATAKRLQPNVTSQPTGGSTSGPTRATGGSQEPPGSRRQAAPGNTATGNMVYTCPKCLRFSSDQYKAMEDHFDFCLDDF from the exons CCGTCTCCAGCCAGTCTCATGATAGCGAGCACGATGATCACAGACTACAAAAGCACGGAAGAACTACAGAAGCAGTTCGGCGAACTTCTCGATGAGAATGTGATTTTGAAGGAAACTTTGAAGAAGAACAACGAGAGCATGAAAGAACAGTTCCTGCTGATAGCGTCGTGCCAGGAGGACATGATGAAGACTCATGTCATGCACAAGGAGAAGTTTGATGAGACCAGGGAGTTGGTGGAGAAG TTACGCCAAGAAAACAAGAAACTGAAGAGCGACATCGCTCGATTAGCGGAGTCTGAGCCTTCGCGGTCGATCCCTGAGGGCTCCTCAGGGCAGTCGACCTCAGGGCCCACGTCGGCTTTGGAGTTCGTGACGTCTCCTGATGACGACACTATCAATAAACTCACCGCGCAGTTGGAACTCGTTGAGAAGCAGAGGCGACAG GTGATAGTAGAGAATGAAAAGCTGACATGGCAGAAGGAATCCTTAGAACATATTGTCGACGCGACTACCAAAGAACGAGATGAGCTCAAAGACAAAGTAAAGGCATTGGAA tTGCAACTATCGAACATAGAAAgcgaacacacacacaaaataaatctTCTAAACTACACAATacaagatttaaataataaactggAAACTGCGAAAACATCTATA CCTACTGCATCGCCAGAGGAGTTGGGTAAGCGAGATGACGTTATAAAACAGTTGGAAGGCAAGATTTGCGGCTTACAGAACGATCTCAAACAGGCACAGTTGAAGATTCTCGAATTGGAAACCGTCAAG CTCGAATTTTCGAAGCACAAGTCTGGAGCAGCGGACACTGTGAAATTGTACAAAGACCAAATACAAGAGTTGCACAACAGACTTAAGGAGGCTCAGACAACG GTGTTCCAGCCAGTGCGTTGCTCGGTCAGTATGGAAGGCGACTCCGGCAGTAGTGAATACGGCGCCTTCATGGGTAACGTCAAGTTGTACGACAAGACGCTCAAACACCTCGCTGAGCTGCTCAACCTAATCATACATGG gAATTTAAGCCTCCTCGTTCACTTACAAGAGTGTAGGTTCGAGCGAAGCAACACAGAAGTTCTGCGCGCGAGTTTGACCGACCTGCGTCAACGAGTGGACTCCCAACACGCCGCCGCTACTTCTAACGT AGCCCAAGTGAAAGGCGCACTGTCGATATTCGAAGGAATATTCAAAGATTATAACGAACTACTGAAGAAGTGTTTGAACAAACAAGAGCCT AAACCAGCGCCATCAGTGGAACAGCTGACCGCAGCGCTGGTCGCGAGGGGCCAGGAGTTACAGGACCTCCAATGCGAGCTGGCTTCACTCAAAGTTGATAAAGAGGAGAAACAGCTGCTGCAGGCACAACTGGAGCTGTACAA GAGTGACTTCGAAGCTGAGCGCGAAGCTCGGGAGAAGATGGCGAGTGAGAAGGAAACCACGCTCACTGACTTGCGGACCACGCTGAGGAGGAATCAGGAGCTTGTTATGCag CTGGAAGAAGTCCGCAAGTTGAATCCAAACATCTTCCGAAGCGCCACCGCTAAGAGATTGCAGCCGAACGTAACATCTCAGCCCACGGGGGGGTCCACATCAGGGCCCACGAGGGCCACGGGGGGGTCACAGGAGCCCCCCGGCTCGCGGAGGCAGGCCGCACCTGGCAACACTGCTACTGGCAATATG GTCTACACTTGTCCTAAATGCTTGAGGTTCTCCAGTGACCAGTACAAAGCAATGGAGGACCATTTCGACTTCTGCTTAGATGACTTCTAA
- the LOC126374327 gene encoding optineurin isoform X2 yields MTTKPDVNDDESFIILGSSPGTSLDLKCNGMDAPSLDRLVLDDAIKDLPAEPSPASLMIASTMITDYKSTEELQKQFGELLDENVILKETLKKNNESMKEQFLLIASCQEDMMKTHVMHKEKFDETRELVEKLRQENKKLKSDIARLAESEPSRSIPEGSSGQSTSGPTSALEFVTSPDDDTINKLTAQLELVEKQRRQVIVENEKLTWQKESLEHIVDATTKERDELKDKVKALELQLSNIESEHTHKINLLNYTIQDLNNKLETAKTSIPTASPEELGKRDDVIKQLEGKICGLQNDLKQAQLKILELETVKLEFSKHKSGAADTVKLYKDQIQELHNRLKEAQTTVFQPVRCSVSMEGDSGSSEYGAFMGNVKLYDKTLKHLAELLNLIIHGNLSLLVHLQECRFERSNTEVLRASLTDLRQRVDSQHAAATSNVAQVKGALSIFEGIFKDYNELLKKCLNKQEPKPAPSVEQLTAALVARGQELQDLQCELASLKVDKEEKQLLQAQLELYKSDFEAEREAREKMASEKETTLTDLRTTLRRNQELVMQLEEVRKLNPNIFRSATAKRLQPNVTSQPTGGSTSGPTRATGGSQEPPGSRRQAAPGNTATGNMVRKKQKVDNSEDREKTPPPLRYDCPVCDKPFKTLLLLQQHVDSCLL; encoded by the exons CCGTCTCCAGCCAGTCTCATGATAGCGAGCACGATGATCACAGACTACAAAAGCACGGAAGAACTACAGAAGCAGTTCGGCGAACTTCTCGATGAGAATGTGATTTTGAAGGAAACTTTGAAGAAGAACAACGAGAGCATGAAAGAACAGTTCCTGCTGATAGCGTCGTGCCAGGAGGACATGATGAAGACTCATGTCATGCACAAGGAGAAGTTTGATGAGACCAGGGAGTTGGTGGAGAAG TTACGCCAAGAAAACAAGAAACTGAAGAGCGACATCGCTCGATTAGCGGAGTCTGAGCCTTCGCGGTCGATCCCTGAGGGCTCCTCAGGGCAGTCGACCTCAGGGCCCACGTCGGCTTTGGAGTTCGTGACGTCTCCTGATGACGACACTATCAATAAACTCACCGCGCAGTTGGAACTCGTTGAGAAGCAGAGGCGACAG GTGATAGTAGAGAATGAAAAGCTGACATGGCAGAAGGAATCCTTAGAACATATTGTCGACGCGACTACCAAAGAACGAGATGAGCTCAAAGACAAAGTAAAGGCATTGGAA tTGCAACTATCGAACATAGAAAgcgaacacacacacaaaataaatctTCTAAACTACACAATacaagatttaaataataaactggAAACTGCGAAAACATCTATA CCTACTGCATCGCCAGAGGAGTTGGGTAAGCGAGATGACGTTATAAAACAGTTGGAAGGCAAGATTTGCGGCTTACAGAACGATCTCAAACAGGCACAGTTGAAGATTCTCGAATTGGAAACCGTCAAG CTCGAATTTTCGAAGCACAAGTCTGGAGCAGCGGACACTGTGAAATTGTACAAAGACCAAATACAAGAGTTGCACAACAGACTTAAGGAGGCTCAGACAACG GTGTTCCAGCCAGTGCGTTGCTCGGTCAGTATGGAAGGCGACTCCGGCAGTAGTGAATACGGCGCCTTCATGGGTAACGTCAAGTTGTACGACAAGACGCTCAAACACCTCGCTGAGCTGCTCAACCTAATCATACATGG gAATTTAAGCCTCCTCGTTCACTTACAAGAGTGTAGGTTCGAGCGAAGCAACACAGAAGTTCTGCGCGCGAGTTTGACCGACCTGCGTCAACGAGTGGACTCCCAACACGCCGCCGCTACTTCTAACGT AGCCCAAGTGAAAGGCGCACTGTCGATATTCGAAGGAATATTCAAAGATTATAACGAACTACTGAAGAAGTGTTTGAACAAACAAGAGCCT AAACCAGCGCCATCAGTGGAACAGCTGACCGCAGCGCTGGTCGCGAGGGGCCAGGAGTTACAGGACCTCCAATGCGAGCTGGCTTCACTCAAAGTTGATAAAGAGGAGAAACAGCTGCTGCAGGCACAACTGGAGCTGTACAA GAGTGACTTCGAAGCTGAGCGCGAAGCTCGGGAGAAGATGGCGAGTGAGAAGGAAACCACGCTCACTGACTTGCGGACCACGCTGAGGAGGAATCAGGAGCTTGTTATGCag CTGGAAGAAGTCCGCAAGTTGAATCCAAACATCTTCCGAAGCGCCACCGCTAAGAGATTGCAGCCGAACGTAACATCTCAGCCCACGGGGGGGTCCACATCAGGGCCCACGAGGGCCACGGGGGGGTCACAGGAGCCCCCCGGCTCGCGGAGGCAGGCCGCACCTGGCAACACTGCTACTGGCAATATG GTCCGCAAAAAGCAGAAGGTGGATAACTCAGAAGATCGCGAGAAGACACCGCCGCCACTGCGATATGATTGCCCAGTATGCGACAAACCGTTCAAGACATTACTCCTACTACAGCAACATGTTGACAGttgtttattgtaa